The [Pseudomonas] carboxydohydrogena genome includes a window with the following:
- a CDS encoding Crp/Fnr family transcriptional regulator, whose protein sequence is MDISGVASDMSGLASGAGGLIASAFVVAGYTMRTMIPLRIVGIITNVVFIIYALSHRNYPIVALHMILLPLNVYRLREMLVLVRNVKRSVSGNLSMNWLKPFMTERHCQPGEVLFYKHERATEMFYIVSGRFRLVESGIELPVGSIVGEFGMLSPDNARTQTLECVEKGLVLGVTYQKVEELYVQNPEFGFYFLRLVSARLFQNVGRLEAQVAALSGKPAS, encoded by the coding sequence ATGGATATATCAGGCGTCGCTTCGGACATGTCAGGACTGGCCTCCGGCGCCGGTGGCCTGATCGCATCGGCATTCGTCGTTGCCGGTTACACCATGCGCACGATGATTCCGCTGCGCATCGTCGGGATCATCACCAACGTGGTGTTCATTATCTACGCCTTGTCGCACCGGAATTATCCGATCGTGGCGCTGCACATGATCCTGCTGCCGCTGAATGTCTATCGCTTGCGCGAAATGCTGGTGCTTGTTCGCAACGTGAAGCGTTCGGTGAGCGGCAACCTGTCGATGAATTGGCTGAAGCCGTTCATGACCGAGCGGCACTGCCAGCCGGGCGAGGTGCTGTTCTACAAGCACGAGCGGGCGACGGAGATGTTCTACATCGTCAGCGGCCGTTTCAGGCTCGTGGAATCCGGCATCGAATTGCCGGTCGGCTCCATCGTCGGCGAATTCGGGATGCTGTCGCCGGACAATGCGCGCACCCAGACGCTGGAATGCGTGGAGAAAGGACTCGTTCTCGGCGTCACCTATCAAAAGGTGGAAGAACTCTACGTGCAAAATCCTGAATTCGGATTTTATTTTCTGCGGCTGGTGAGCGCGCGGCTATTCCAGAATGTCGGCAGGCTCGAGGCGCAGGTCGCGGCATTGAGCGGAAAACCGGCATCATGA
- a CDS encoding DUF6537 domain-containing protein — protein MKLPVDFRLLKERYLGEASRKPWVAEKRLAELAPFLPPDAEEIVRRAVISLMAYQDPDYALVYLNRIGRYAGPNKAPCAFLASIASRMEARMRYADPPAIAQAALTDEGVSPTRRMSFCLCDLAGMLPPSAADTALQVMGYLRLSQRAIVLKFSSRAGWKRRWTEAWALLRYARTYSRRAKTENAWVERWLHMIDRVRASQPEAVMGVVETADIVGGSGAGYHHGIANWNLIVDRLVKPVCDGAIAPIDLAAALRVVLHAAAGRPEPVVLERQIDRLIAPQSLQPQTV, from the coding sequence ATGAAACTGCCTGTCGATTTCAGGCTGCTGAAAGAACGCTATCTCGGCGAAGCGTCCCGCAAGCCATGGGTTGCGGAAAAGCGACTGGCCGAGCTTGCTCCATTTTTGCCGCCGGACGCGGAGGAGATCGTCCGGCGCGCAGTCATCTCGCTGATGGCCTATCAGGATCCCGACTACGCGCTTGTGTATCTCAACCGCATTGGCCGATATGCGGGCCCAAACAAGGCGCCGTGCGCATTTCTCGCATCGATTGCTTCCCGCATGGAGGCACGGATGCGCTATGCCGATCCACCCGCTATCGCGCAGGCAGCCTTGACGGATGAAGGGGTATCCCCGACTCGCCGCATGTCATTCTGCCTTTGCGATCTTGCCGGAATGCTGCCGCCGTCTGCCGCCGACACGGCGCTCCAGGTGATGGGCTATCTGCGTCTTTCGCAGCGGGCAATCGTATTGAAGTTCTCATCGAGGGCCGGATGGAAACGGCGCTGGACCGAGGCGTGGGCGTTGCTTCGATATGCGCGAACCTATTCGCGGCGCGCAAAGACCGAAAACGCATGGGTCGAACGATGGCTGCACATGATTGACCGCGTCCGTGCCTCCCAGCCGGAAGCCGTGATGGGGGTGGTGGAGACCGCGGATATCGTCGGCGGATCGGGAGCGGGCTATCATCATGGTATCGCAAACTGGAATCTGATCGTGGATCGTCTCGTCAAGCCGGTCTGCGACGGGGCCATTGCGCCGATCGATCTTGCGGCGGCGTTGCGAGTCGTTTTACACGCTGCGGCTGGCCGTCCTGAACCTGTGGTGCTGGAACGCCAGATCGATCGCTTGATCGCTCCCCAGTCCTTGCAACCCCAAACGGTATAA